The Oncorhynchus nerka isolate Pitt River linkage group LG11, Oner_Uvic_2.0, whole genome shotgun sequence genome includes the window TGTGGGGTCCATTACCTCTACTTCGCTGTGCTGCTCTTCTTCTGCACCTCCATCCTGGTGCTGCTTGTCAGCTACTGTACACCGGCCATAGACGACATACATGTGAGTGCTCGTAGGCAGAATAGACAGTGTGCCTCAACATTCTGTTTTATCAAATGCCTGCATCCATTAGATATTAATGCAAGGGGAATGTACTATAAACTCAGAGATGAATAAACCTATGGTAGTATGCATCTACCCATGTAATGCTCTGTGAGTGATTTCTGATAGAACTGCTCTTCTCCTAGCTCCACCGTCTTGTGTTCAGCCTCCGCCACTccaaggaagagagggatgacctTGACTGGAAGCAGGAAGTGAAGGGGAGGATAGCACGCAGGGAGGCAGAGGAGAAAAGCAGAGACAAGTCTGAAGACAGCCCAGGTATGAGAGAACATACTTCCACTTCGGTGTCAACTCCCACTACAGTCGTACAGATCAAAGCCATGATGCGTTGTGGGTGAATTGGGACTGACTGATCTACGATTAGTTTATTTATTATGCGAGGGGATTTGTAGATTGTCTTGACGCACCTGCAATGTCTAACAAGCCCATCATCTTGTTTTATTTCCTTTGTTAGTGGATGCTGAAGAACCCAAATCAGGTATCTGTCGTCTCATTGGCTGGTTCTGTGGCGTCAGTGGCGCTCAGGTCCCAGAGCTCACAGAGGAGGAGGTTACCGAGGCATCCAAAGAGCTGCCTGACATCAGTGAGGAGCCCTTCTGGAAGCATGTTGTTGATGCTAATGCCCTGGTTATGATGGCCGTGGCAGTCTTCCTCTGGGGTTACTATGCATGAGGGGGCTAGTGACCATTGATGAAGTGCACTTTCGGTCATTCTCACACTTTGTTTAATTCAGAATCTAGTATGTCATtcgatggacacacacacacatcttttcATGAAAAATAAAGTAGTTCTGTGTAGCCCCTTTCTTGTAATATCATCATTATGAAATTGGGTATAACAAATAATCCACACTCCTGTGCTAAACCTGGACATTAGCACACATCTCTCCCCTCTAGTGGCCATTGCATATATCAAGCGTCAACTAGAGTCATGTGGAGGACAAATGGTTTCCAAATCATTTCTAATCAATAAATAAGCAAAAGTAAATCAATACATGTTCAATAACCCCTACACCAGGGGTGGGCAATTTCAGTCCCCCTGATTGGTGTAAGttttgccccagctaacacacctgactccaataatcacctaatcatgatcttcagtttagaatgcaatttgattaaaTCAGCTGTATTTGCTAGAGATGGAGAAAAATAGGAACAACAATCTGGCCCCTGATGACTATTTTCCACCCTGTAGCAACTTCTCTATCAAAATAAACATGTCACCAACACAGGTCATCATGCAGAAGGAAATGTCAAGGGTCAAATTCCAGTTTTAATCATTTCTGTTTATTTGAGAAGCACATTCCCATTAGCATTGTACAACTGAAACCTACAGTGGTCTCCCCTACCCAGTCAGAAGGGTCAAGTGAACAAAGTTCTCTATACTGTATTTGTCAAGGTTTTGCAGATTTAGGGATTGTGAGCAGGACCAGTGTGGTTAAGGCTGGAAGCTGGTGTAGAGAGCTCTATGGTCCGTGTTTCTTTTCACCCGCATTGACGCAAACGACGGCTTTGGCAAAGACTGCCCTCTGCCGACTAGCAGGTTGGGACTGGGGGTTAGTGGGGAGGGGCTAAAAAAataagaggtggagggagaacaGTCCtaaaaaaaacaggaaataacagCAAACATTCGCTCACACACCAAAAAACTAAAATAATTGATAACAAGCAGTCAAAACTCATACAAAGTGACATCAAATTGCCTTCTCTTGCCCCACACTGTTAGTCTCAttcattaaaggcccagtgcagtcaaaaatgtgatttgactgtgttttacatacattttcacACTATGCGGTTGCAATTATACTGTGCAATTGTGAAAATGCCCTTTTAGTGCAAGAGCGGTTTAAAAACACAGTCTGAAATTTCAGCCCATTTTGGTGGGATGGATTTTGGCCTGCCCGGTGACAACGGGTAGTAAAtttgttaatagaccaataagaaagagttccaaacctctctgccaataacagctagttttcccctcccGAGCAGACCAGTCCCATACAATCCTATCAAAAAttgttgcttgagaaattgctctttaccaagattatatttttgtttcattttgaCCAGTTTAATTGAACacaattacagtaaggtacttcattgttacctagaaatgatttgatattgagataaaaacagctgcattggacctttaaacttTCAGTGGCCGGGCCTCTGGTCAGTAAAGTTGGGGTCAGCTCTAGCATTGACAGCATGGCTAGGACACGGCTGTCAGTTGACCAATAGGCAGAAACGTTGAGCATCAGGCCCCatgcagcaccatatcaccagcaTGGGCCCACTCATCATGAGTCCAGTTTTCACATGTACTAACATCCGAGTAGGGAGATAGTCAACTGCTAAGAACTCAGAACAAGGTGATAacgagcagagagagagctgacaacacaggagagaacCCCAACCCTTGTCTTTAGTTTAGCACCAGGGGGCAGTGGGGTCTAGAGGGAGTAAGAGGGGTGCTGGGGAGGGCCCCTTTACCTCCCGTCCTCCCTCTTAGCGCGGGTCTGCACCAGCTCGCAGGGCTGCAGTACCCAGTTGTTGTCGTGCAGCCCCACACGGCAGCCTGGTGTGTCCTTGTCCGTGCGCCGGCAGCACATCCAATAGGAGCGTCCATAAGGCAGGTCGTGGTGGTAAGGTTTGGGGTGCCAGCGGCAGAGAGACACGTCGCCCCGTTCGTACTGCCGCTTACACTGCTTGCAGGGGTCGTCGCGGTACAGCGGGTCCTGGTTCCAGCGCGAGTCGGTGGCGGGCACACCGTACATCTCAATCAGAACCTTGAAGTCGTAGCAGGTGCACTTGAGGGCGGCCAGCGAGCGGGTGGGCAGGTAGCTGAAGATATTGACCATGATGTGGTCGGGCAGTAGCAGCATGTACTGACGAGGCTCCAGCAGCCGCTGGATCTGGAAGCGGATCTCCAGGAAGTCGTGAGAGACGTGGCGATAGAGACGGCACAGGGAGGGGTCCGAGCAGTCCTCCACGCCGGCCAGGGGGGAGTCCGGCCGGTCAGCAGCATCCCCAGCAGGATTGTTGTTATTGGTGCAGTCCAAAGAGCACATTCCACTGCTGCTGCCGGTGCCACTGTCCTCGTCAGACCCTCTCTGGGGCTGCAGGAAGAACAGCTGGCCTGGAGGGGGGTCCTCTGAGCCGTCGGCAGGGCTGACCCCACTGGGCATGGCGAAACACACAGTCTCCTCTTGCACATTTTCTGTGCTGTCCTTGCCATAGAACACACATTGGTCTACAGCACCCGTGACAACCACCTCCACGTGGAAGCCAGTCACCCTCTCCCGGGCCACAGACTTCTTCTCCCCAGAGCCGAGCTCCTGGCTGGGGTCCAGGCTGCTGGAGGCTGGCCGGTCTGTATGGCTCACCCCATGGGGGTCAGCTTTTGGAGAGCCGGCCAGGAGGAGGCTGGGGTCCCGTGACGTGGGGCTGACCAGCTGGTAGAGATCACAGGTGATCTTCTCGTTGGCCCGGGCCCCCGCCtggccccctcctcccccacagcTCATGAACATGCAGCGGGGCCGGCCTGCGGGctctgactgcgagccaggatcTAGGCTGGATACCCGGAAGGCAATCCTCACTTCACCTCGGCCGTGGGTGGGCCCAGAGTCCCCgctccgctccctctccctgggaGAGTCCAGGCCCGACACGGGCCTCAGTGTGTTCTCCAGGAGCTGATGTTGGGACTCAAAGTGGGCTATGGCCTTAGCCACACGCCGCGActcctgctgctcctcctccAGGACACCGCGTGGGGGGTCAGGGCTCTCTGACAGGAAAACCATGGGGCTGGGGTCGGAGACTGTGCCCTGCAGGAGCGTGTGTTCGGGGTGTTCTGTGGCAGTCTGTCCCTGGGTCACCATGCCCTGCAAGGCCATGGCTGTACGCTGCTCTACCAGGGCCACCATCTCAGCAACGGACAGCAGGTCAGTCTCGCTCACTCCCGGGTTGGCCTCTGGGGTGGAGGCTTCTGGGGGCGGGGTGGCGGGGATAATGTTGGTCTGGGCCCGGGCGGGGGGGTCATAGGAGGAGCAGCGCCGCCTGCGCTTTGCCTTAGTGCAGTCCGTGGCCCAGTTCCCTTTCACCTTTATGGCGCTGGGTCGAGGCAGACCCACCCCACTGAACTGGTGGGCCACGAAGAAGGCAATCTTCTCCTTGGTGTTGCCCGGCTTGATGACGTACCAGGTGTCCAGCAGCACCCTCCCATCCTCCATCTGAGTGGCGccgggaggggtggagggagccTGCAGTGCCGAGGCCGGGTCGGCGTCTGGGGGACTGTTCTCAGAGCCggcatcctcctcctcctggccatccACGCTTCCCCCGACCTCCAGCGACGTGCGCCCCGCAGTGTCAGCCTTGCAGAGGAAGGGGGCTGCCCCACTGCCCCCTGTACCTCTGGGCTTGTTCTGGGAGTAGGTGCCAAAGGGGCGTGGGCACCACAGTCGGATGTGGGAGAAGGTGTCTCGGTCCATCACGGGCCGGAGGGAAGCATATCGGCGGCGTCTAGGCTGGGCATCTGCTGTGCACGTTACTCATTCTCTCTGTGCGAGACAGCAGGCACCGTCACGGGAAGAGGGCATACAatctgaagggagagagagagcagttttATTACAGGAGCAGTATTACAATGTTCACCATCATAGGTCATCTAGCCGGGGGCTAGATTTCATCAAATTTTATTCATTTACACATCTTCTAAAAACGTAATTTGAGGGAGAATTTCTTCCCATGCATTCTACATGTTGCATTAGTATTAAGTCCCTAAAATGACCTCATCTAATTGTGACATGCTGATTCAGAAGCCACCACTATGGAAGGTTATTTCAACTCCTAGCCATTCAATACAGCAAGAGCACAGCAAATGACAGGCAAATCAGCTCCTAGCCTCTTGGCGGTTCAGAAACAAAAGGTCACAGTGCACAAGTCAGGAAGACTCATGCTTTCAGACAGCCTCAACAGCTAAACTCAATTAGTCATTACATACGCTCACTGTAATATAAATTCTCTCGCCTTGAAGGTTTTCAATCTAATTAAAGGCTTCCATTTCGGGGCCTTGTGTTGTCTGGGGCAGATGAAAGGAGATATAAAGGAGGGGATGAAGGGAGGAAAATGGATCCCCATCCTGACGCTTCAAAGAGGACCTGCCTAATATAAAGCAAGGAAGGCATATGCCTAACCTATTTTTAGAAGGGGAGAGTAGTGGAGTTGATGTTGAGAGAGTAAAGGACCTCGGCCTGCAGGATAAGCGTTTACGCAGGGTGCCCGTGCCATTACATGTTACCATGCCAAAAATGAGGCACTGGGGGCTTAAGAGGAACAAGTGGCGCAAGACTGTTTCAAGACATTTAGACCTCTGATGGTGTCTGTTAATATGATTTTGTAATTTCGTATATTTTACGTGTCTGATGCATgtagggctcatctgtaaaatacACCCTAGTCTCCGTATGATGTCCCTATCAAAAGATAACgtataaaaatgaaaaaaatatttGTGAGACATGCTGACTCAGAAGCAACCGCTATGGAAGGTGTGAGACTCACTGGATCAAATTTCACCTTCTAGCCATTCATTACAGCAAGAGCACAGCAAATGATAGGCAAATCAGCATCTAGGCGGTTCAGAAACCAAGTCACAGTGCACatgatatatatatctatatcagcaacgggtgtggctgaaatggccaaaTCCACTAATGTGAAGAGGTTAGAGGTGTCTACACATACACAGGGCCTtca containing:
- the LOC115136953 gene encoding F-box only protein 46-like is translated as MDRDTFSHIRLWCPRPFGTYSQNKPRGTGGSGAAPFLCKADTAGRTSLEVGGSVDGQEEEDAGSENSPPDADPASALQAPSTPPGATQMEDGRVLLDTWYVIKPGNTKEKIAFFVAHQFSGVGLPRPSAIKVKGNWATDCTKAKRRRRCSSYDPPARAQTNIIPATPPPEASTPEANPGVSETDLLSVAEMVALVEQRTAMALQGMVTQGQTATEHPEHTLLQGTVSDPSPMVFLSESPDPPRGVLEEEQQESRRVAKAIAHFESQHQLLENTLRPVSGLDSPRERERSGDSGPTHGRGEVRIAFRVSSLDPGSQSEPAGRPRCMFMSCGGGGGQAGARANEKITCDLYQLVSPTSRDPSLLLAGSPKADPHGVSHTDRPASSSLDPSQELGSGEKKSVARERVTGFHVEVVVTGAVDQCVFYGKDSTENVQEETVCFAMPSGVSPADGSEDPPPGQLFFLQPQRGSDEDSGTGSSSGMCSLDCTNNNNPAGDAADRPDSPLAGVEDCSDPSLCRLYRHVSHDFLEIRFQIQRLLEPRQYMLLLPDHIMVNIFSYLPTRSLAALKCTCYDFKVLIEMYGVPATDSRWNQDPLYRDDPCKQCKRQYERGDVSLCRWHPKPYHHDLPYGRSYWMCCRRTDKDTPGCRVGLHDNNWVLQPCELVQTRAKREDGR